The Parashewanella spongiae genome has a window encoding:
- a CDS encoding glycosyltransferase family 9 protein yields MSLDLSSKQSLCVLRLSAIGDVCHAVAMVQAIQRQYPHLLITWVVGKLEYQLIKHIPDVEFVIFDKSQGWRSYANLRKALSGQTFDVLLHMQVALRASVASLMIRAKVKIGFDEARAKEGQWLFTNSKIAPQHQPHVLDGFMGFAKAIGVVDITPKWSIPVMEDDVEWVKARFPVGKVLVICAAASKAERNWLPERYAAVADYAVLKGYHVVLCGGPTALEKALAEKIESSAQQSLLNLVGETTLLQLLEILKQADCVLAPDTGPAHMATTQGTKVIGLYAHSNPYRTGPYHSLNSVVSVYEQVIAEQHDTSVPWGTRAKGEGLMQGIAVENVTALIP; encoded by the coding sequence ATGAGTCTTGATCTTTCTTCAAAGCAATCTTTATGCGTATTACGTCTTTCTGCAATTGGTGATGTATGTCATGCGGTTGCTATGGTACAAGCGATTCAGAGGCAATATCCTCACCTGTTGATAACTTGGGTGGTCGGAAAACTAGAATATCAATTGATCAAACACATTCCAGATGTTGAATTTGTCATCTTTGATAAATCTCAAGGCTGGCGGAGTTATGCTAATTTACGCAAAGCGTTATCCGGACAAACGTTTGATGTTTTATTGCACATGCAAGTGGCGCTTAGAGCGAGCGTGGCCTCATTAATGATTAGGGCAAAAGTAAAAATTGGTTTTGATGAAGCAAGGGCAAAAGAAGGCCAGTGGTTATTTACTAACAGTAAAATAGCGCCGCAGCATCAACCCCATGTTTTAGATGGGTTTATGGGGTTTGCTAAAGCAATCGGTGTTGTTGATATCACGCCTAAATGGTCGATTCCCGTGATGGAAGATGATGTTGAATGGGTGAAAGCACGCTTTCCTGTGGGCAAAGTGCTTGTCATTTGCGCTGCTGCGAGTAAAGCTGAGCGTAACTGGTTACCTGAGCGATATGCTGCAGTGGCAGATTATGCGGTCTTGAAAGGTTACCATGTCGTTTTGTGTGGTGGTCCAACGGCTTTAGAAAAAGCATTAGCTGAGAAAATTGAGTCATCAGCACAACAATCATTGCTTAACTTAGTTGGGGAAACCACGTTATTGCAATTGCTTGAAATCTTAAAGCAAGCGGATTGTGTTTTAGCACCAGATACAGGGCCGGCACATATGGCTACAACTCAAGGGACAAAGGTTATCGGTTTATACGCCCATTCCAACCCTTATCGCACTGGACCTTATCATAGCTTAAACTCAGTGGTGAGTGTTTATGAGCAAGTGATTGCTGAGCAGCATGATACAAGTGTGCCGTGGGGGACTCGAGCAAAAGGTGAAGGGCTAATGCAAGGTATCGCTGTTGAAAACGTTACGGCTTTAATTCCGTAA
- a CDS encoding 3-deoxy-D-manno-octulosonic acid kinase — MQLKNIKNISIGYSNPSLYNLTPEQFTPSYYQQNNSITGSSSGRQTAWFIKAGDNEWVLRHYWRGGLMARLSKDLYCFSGARYTRPMMELGLLEQMFQFGLPVPRPIAAKIERRGLFYRGDILIERIENADDLVKILSVRALSDADWQQLGKTIAIFHNYGVCHADLNIKNILLQKDKFYLIDFDRGEMRTPRAYWQKSNIARLKRSFAKEQKKHPNLQFTSANWQTFITAYQQDINT; from the coding sequence ATGCAACTAAAGAATATTAAAAACATCAGCATTGGCTACAGTAATCCTAGCCTTTATAACCTGACACCTGAGCAATTTACCCCGTCATATTATCAGCAAAATAATAGTATTACCGGATCGTCTTCTGGACGACAAACGGCTTGGTTTATCAAAGCTGGCGATAATGAATGGGTACTCAGACATTACTGGCGTGGTGGTTTAATGGCTCGGCTGAGCAAGGATTTATATTGTTTCTCTGGTGCCCGCTATACTAGACCGATGATGGAGCTTGGCTTACTTGAACAAATGTTTCAATTTGGTTTACCCGTACCTAGACCCATTGCGGCTAAAATTGAGCGACGTGGACTTTTTTATCGCGGCGACATTCTTATTGAACGTATAGAAAATGCGGACGATTTAGTCAAAATACTCTCCGTGCGAGCACTTAGCGATGCTGATTGGCAACAGTTAGGCAAAACCATTGCGATATTCCATAACTATGGTGTTTGTCATGCGGATCTCAACATCAAAAATATTTTACTACAAAAAGATAAATTCTATCTGATTGATTTTGATCGCGGAGAAATGCGCACGCCAAGAGCTTATTGGCAGAAATCTAATATTGCTCGATTAAAACGCTCTTTTGCTAAAGAACAAAAAAAGCATCCCAACTTACAATTTACTTCTGCCAACTGGCAAACTTTTATAACCGCATATCAGCAGGACATAAATACCTAA
- the waaA gene encoding lipid IV(A) 3-deoxy-D-manno-octulosonic acid transferase, whose amino-acid sequence MNRFWYSLSLYLISPLLIMYLAVRAIKHSGYRHRWSERFGMTELRPTQLLIHTASMGETLAAVPLIRTILARNPNFTVTITSSSPTGSSEVLKAFGDKVQHCYLPVDLPICIKRFIKQVRPAYCIILETELWPNLLHYAHRQGTKVMLANARLSSKSAEKYHKWQNLVNPMLNCLTLVAVQTETEASRFIALGLDKIKISTCGSLKFDVTISDQLITKGQEIRQSWGKDHAPVWVAGSVHPGEFEAVIDAHLELIKVVPDALLIMVPRHPEKFDAAAQLLASKKVKFVRRSNGQTVTGTTQVLLGDTMGELLQFYAVGDQAYVGGSLIEHGGQNPIEAAAIGLKLLMGPSQYNFTDICGLLRDAHALDVVNDSNELAQVLINDVSHPQALEVQQQSAMVVVQNNQGAVSRQYAVFEALMKS is encoded by the coding sequence ATGAACCGCTTTTGGTATTCTCTTTCTTTATACCTTATTTCCCCTTTGTTAATCATGTATTTAGCGGTAAGAGCAATTAAACATTCCGGGTATAGGCACCGCTGGTCGGAGCGGTTTGGTATGACTGAATTACGGCCAACTCAGCTATTAATTCATACGGCTTCAATGGGCGAAACTTTGGCCGCAGTGCCTTTAATACGAACCATCTTAGCCCGTAACCCGAATTTCACAGTGACCATAACGAGCAGTAGCCCGACTGGATCATCGGAAGTGCTAAAAGCATTTGGTGACAAAGTTCAGCACTGTTATTTACCTGTTGATCTTCCGATATGTATTAAGCGATTTATTAAGCAAGTTCGCCCTGCATATTGCATCATTTTAGAGACCGAGCTATGGCCTAACTTATTGCATTATGCCCATCGGCAAGGGACGAAAGTCATGCTGGCTAATGCAAGGTTGTCGTCTAAATCAGCCGAAAAATATCACAAATGGCAAAATCTGGTTAATCCAATGTTAAATTGTTTGACTCTTGTCGCAGTACAAACTGAAACAGAAGCCAGCCGTTTTATTGCTTTGGGCTTGGATAAGATCAAAATTTCCACCTGTGGCAGTCTTAAATTTGATGTCACCATCAGTGACCAGCTGATTACAAAAGGGCAAGAGATTCGCCAGTCATGGGGTAAAGACCATGCTCCTGTGTGGGTTGCCGGTAGTGTACACCCGGGAGAATTTGAAGCTGTTATTGATGCTCATCTTGAATTAATTAAAGTTGTTCCTGATGCATTGCTTATCATGGTGCCGCGACATCCTGAAAAATTTGATGCCGCAGCACAATTGCTGGCATCGAAAAAAGTTAAATTTGTTCGCCGAAGTAATGGTCAGACTGTAACAGGGACGACGCAAGTACTGCTTGGGGATACCATGGGTGAATTATTACAGTTTTATGCCGTAGGCGATCAGGCATACGTCGGCGGCTCTCTTATTGAGCATGGAGGGCAAAATCCGATTGAAGCGGCGGCCATAGGCCTTAAATTGCTGATGGGGCCATCACAATACAATTTCACTGATATTTGTGGACTGTTACGCGATGCACATGCGCTCGATGTCGTAAATGATAGTAATGAGCTGGCTCAAGTATTAATCAACGATGTGAGCCACCCTCAAGCCCTTGAAGTACAACAACAATCAGCGATGGTGGTGGTACAAAACAATCAAGGTGCCGTTAGTCGACAATACGCTGTGTTTGAAGCCCTGATGAAAAGTTAA
- a CDS encoding TetR/AcrR family transcriptional regulator, translating to MKTRDKIIQTSLELFNEHGERAITTNHIAANLGMSPGNLYYHFRNKQDIIQSIFQLYESNLKNSFQPYEQHEVNIELLIRYFDAMFDMLWQFRFLYANLTDILSQDEALKNRYLVAQQRLLEQASKILQQLSKDGFLHINDDELLPLADTMKMLISSWIGYKLAQSKTTTVTKACLYEGVLRIIMITKAYSTESSLDTFTRLTKHYQQLSEATE from the coding sequence ATGAAAACCCGTGATAAGATAATTCAAACCAGCTTAGAGCTATTTAACGAGCACGGTGAACGCGCCATCACCACCAATCACATCGCTGCCAATTTAGGGATGAGTCCTGGCAACCTGTATTATCATTTTAGAAATAAACAGGACATTATCCAAAGCATTTTTCAACTGTACGAAAGTAATCTTAAGAATAGTTTTCAGCCTTATGAACAACATGAAGTTAATATCGAGCTACTGATCCGATATTTTGATGCCATGTTCGATATGCTGTGGCAGTTTAGATTTTTATACGCCAATTTGACTGATATTTTGAGCCAAGATGAAGCTTTAAAAAATCGTTATTTGGTCGCTCAGCAACGATTACTTGAGCAAGCCAGTAAAATCTTACAACAGTTATCAAAGGATGGCTTTTTACACATTAATGATGACGAACTATTGCCATTGGCCGATACCATGAAAATGCTCATTTCATCTTGGATTGGTTATAAATTAGCTCAGTCGAAAACGACCACTGTAACTAAGGCCTGCTTATATGAAGGGGTGTTACGCATTATCATGATAACCAAAGCCTACTCGACAGAATCATCATTAGATACATTTACTAGGCTTACGAAACATTATCAGCAGCTATCTGAAGCTACTGAATAA